In Stigmatella aurantiaca, one DNA window encodes the following:
- a CDS encoding FmdB family zinc ribbon protein, whose protein sequence is MPIYEYACQSCGKIIDVLQKISDPAPAACAECGAENTLTKVVSRSSFVLKGGGWYSDLYSSTKKDGSASSSSGGSASSSPSTSSAPTSTSTASSPAPAASTPAPSTKT, encoded by the coding sequence ATGCCCATCTACGAATACGCCTGTCAGAGCTGTGGGAAGATCATCGACGTGCTCCAGAAGATCAGCGATCCGGCGCCCGCCGCGTGCGCCGAGTGCGGCGCCGAGAACACGCTGACCAAGGTCGTCAGCCGTTCGAGCTTCGTGCTCAAGGGCGGCGGCTGGTACTCGGATCTCTACAGCTCCACCAAGAAGGACGGCTCGGCCAGCTCCAGCTCGGGGGGAAGCGCCTCCAGCAGCCCCAGCACCAGCAGCGCGCCGACCTCGACGAGCACAGCCTCCAGCCCGGCCCCGGCGGCCTCCACGCCTGCGCCAAGCACCAAGACCTAG